Sequence from the Fragaria vesca subsp. vesca linkage group LG4, FraVesHawaii_1.0, whole genome shotgun sequence genome:
GGAAGAATAGCTATGAGCGCAGAATGTGTGCAAGGCTTCCCTTTGGTTGAAATTGCTGACAGGAAATTACAAATTATAGCTCATTGTTAGGCAACTAGTTGTTTTTAGGAGATAAAGACTATCTGAGTAGGATGGCCCTAAAAAACTGGCGCCATGACAACATAACACCAGTTTTTGCTGCAGGATGCTAGAAGTAAAGACATTGAGGATGTCCTGATTCTATCAGGAGATCACTTGTATCGAATGGACTACATGGACTACATTCAAGTAAACCAAATTTTTTTACCTTTGCTTCGCTAAATACATTCAGTACTCCAATTCTCAAACATAACAAATTTATCTCACTCACAGAATCACCGGCAAAGTGGTGCAGATATTACCATTTCCTGTTTGCCAATGGATGACAGGTACGCTATTAATCTCACCAGAACTATGTTTTTCTTGAACTTTCCTAGTTTTATTAATTTTCCTGGTAATATAAATATGACGATCAATATTTTGAGACATTTCCATGACAGTCGAGCCTCAGATTTTGGTTTGATGAAGATAGACAAGAAAGGAAAGGTCCTCTCCTTTAGCGAAAAGCCTAAAGGAAACGACCTGAAGGCAATGGTAATAGTCATAATGTTATCACTAGTAATTAACATTTTGAACTGGCATTAGACTATACTCACTTACATGCTCGTACTACCTGCAAACACCAGGCAGTAGATACAACAGTTTTGGGACTTTCTGTGGAGGAGGCACTAAAGAAGCCATACATTGCTTCGATGGGAGTGTATGTCTTCAAGAAGGAGATACTTCTGAATCTTCTAAGGTGCTAATTATCATGTATAGATTATCTGGGTTAAGGAAATTCATATTGTGCACACACATACACACCCAATGTTATAGAAATTTGAGAAAATTATGCTAACTATTTGAGCCAGATGGCGCTTCCCGACTGCAAATGACTTTGGATCAGAGATCATCCCAGCCTCAGCTAATGAATTTTTCATTAAGGTCTGTATTGAATCTTTGTCTCAAGAATGTTTGTGTTTTTAAACTTAATCAATAGATGCAATCAAGACATGCATATCTAATTCGAACTCACTAACCAGGCCATACACTTCGCTATATATTCTGTGCAGGCTTATCTGTTTAATGATTACTGGGAAGACATCGGAACCATCAGATCCTTCTTTGATGCAAACCTTGCCCTCACTGAGCATGTAAGTACAGCTAGATGGTAAAATATCTAGTGCTTGAAGACAGTCACAATGGTGTCTTCTAATATCGGATGTATCATGATTTATGAATTTTGGAATCATAATTTTAGATGATCTGGTACCGTCGTAGATAGAATCTGACCCTACTTTATTTGTTTCTTTCAGCCAAACAAGTTTAGTTTCTATGATGCAGCAAAGCCAATGTATACTTCAAGAAGAAACTTACCTCCATCAAAGATTGACGGTAGCAAGGTTAGTAGTCTTGGAGGCCTAGTCTCTGATTTTCTCTTGAAGCTCCTCAACTGAGTAATACCTTTGCATCAAAATGCCTGACATCAAATTAGTTGTTCAATCACAAGAATACTCTCGACAAAAACCAAGCATATAGAGAACTAGAGAAGGTACCTGTATGATGTATCAAGGCAGATAATTTTGTATTGTAAAAATCTGCCTTGTTCTTGTGCAGATTGTTGACTCCATCATATCACATGGAAGTTTCTTAACTGATTGCCTTATAGAGCACAGTGTTGTCGGTATCAGATCCCGGATAAACACAAATGTTCACCTAAAGGTTTGGTCTCTACATTTTCTCATTATCTTTAGCTTAAGTTGGAAAGGTTGTTTATGATCATCAAAATAAATGCAGGACACTGTGATGCTTGGTGCTGATTACTACGAAACCGATTCTGAGGTGTTATCACTGTTAGCTGAAGGAAGAGTTCCCGTTGGAATAGGAGAGAACACAAAAATCAAGTACAAGCTTCTTAAAATCTCCTTTCTCTTTCACTAGATACAATGCTCAAACTCTTTCTTCTCCTAATTCTTAAATATGGATGTTATTGCAGAGACTGCATTATCGACAAAAACGCTAGAATCGGGAAGAATGTTATTATTGCAAACACTGAGGTATGGTAGAGTTACATTTCCTAAAACTTTAATCTAACTGCTGATCTTCAAGCTCAGTTTTTTGTTCTTTGCAATATTGATGTAGGCTTATTCAATTAGGTTTTAATTTTTATTTTCTGTTTATGAATGGAACTTCAGGGAGTACAGGAGGCTGATAGATCTTCAGAAGGCTTTTACATCCGCTCTGGTGTAACTGTTATATTGAAAAATTCAACCATCGAAGATGGACTTTCGATCTAAAACATCCTTCCATCCTTTGTTTTTGCGTCTATATGGATGGAACCAAAAGAGATAATGCAATAT
This genomic interval carries:
- the LOC101308455 gene encoding glucose-1-phosphate adenylyltransferase large subunit 1, chloroplastic-like, which codes for MAVSADHCRISLSVAIQSRSSVALAGRNPRGLVKFCNGEVMGKKLQLSQVQQGGSSIKNKKNGHVCKSLLTADVAGESKLRDLDLERRDPKTVVAIILGGGAGTRLFPLTKRRAKPAVPIGGAYRLIDVPMSNCINSGINKVYILTQFNSASLNRHISRAYNFGSGTTFGDGYVEVLAATQTPGESGKKWFQGTADAVRQFHWLFEDARSKDIEDVLILSGDHLYRMDYMDYIQNHRQSGADITISCLPMDDSRASDFGLMKIDKKGKVLSFSEKPKGNDLKAMAVDTTVLGLSVEEALKKPYIASMGVYVFKKEILLNLLRWRFPTANDFGSEIIPASANEFFIKAYLFNDYWEDIGTIRSFFDANLALTEHPNKFSFYDAAKPMYTSRRNLPPSKIDGSKIVDSIISHGSFLTDCLIEHSVVGIRSRINTNVHLKDTVMLGADYYETDSEVLSLLAEGRVPVGIGENTKIKDCIIDKNARIGKNVIIANTEGVQEADRSSEGFYIRSGVTVILKNSTIEDGLSI